The sequence below is a genomic window from Fimbriimonadaceae bacterium.
GAGAATGAAGTTCTTCGCCCGGATCTTCTCCTTCTTGCCGTCCTTGGTCACCTCGACCGTGTGCGGATCCACGAACGAGGCGAAGCCCTCGACGTGGCGCACCCCGTTCTTCTTGAAGAGCAGACCGATGCCTCCGCGCTGCGCCTGGACGATCTTGTCCTTGCGCGCCATCATCTTCTTGAAATCCATGCCGGCCTCGCCGCCAACGTCGATCCCCAGGTTGCCTGCGTGCTTGACGTGCTGGAGGCGTTCGACCGAGGCGATCATCGCCTTCGACGGGATGCAGCCCCAGTTCAGGCACGTGCCGCCCAGATACTCCTTTTCGACGCAAACGACCTTCGCCCCCATCTGGGCGGCTCGGATCGCGGCGACGTAGCCGCCCGGGCCGGCTCCGATCACGATCAGGTCAGCATCGAAGTTGTCGCTAGGCATGGTCTGGGGTTGCTCCTTGGATCCGGGAATCTCGGAAATCTGCTCGATGATCGACCCGAAAGCGTTCGGAGCCGTGGAGGCGGCTCCGGGGCCGTTGACCGTGGGGCTGCCCTCGTTCGTCATCGTCGCTTGGCGCGGGACTCCGCGCGGAACCAGTGTACCTTCGGCGCCCGTGCTATAAAGGGTCCATGGCGGAGCGACTGTGGGCGCCTTGGCGCCTGACCTATATCGAGAAGGCGACCCCGAGCGGCGAGTGCATTTTCGTCGATCTTCCGACGCTGGATGCCGATCGGGAGAACCTCATCCTCCACCGCGGTCGGCACGCCTTCGTGATGCTCAACGCCTTTCCCTACACGAACGGCCACCTGATGGTCGCGCCGTTCAAGCACACGTCTTCGATGGGCGAGCTCGACGACGCCGAGCTGCTGGAAATCAACCAGCTCGTCGCCAAGTGCCTGCGGTGGATCGAAGAGGCGTACGCTCCGGACGGATTCAACATCGGCGTCAACCTCGGCTCGGCGGCGGGCGCGGGCATTCCCACCCACATCCACTGGCACATCGTGCCGCGTTGGACCGGGGACACCAACTTCATGTCGGTCGTGGGCGAGGTCCGCGTCTTGCCGCAGAGCTTGGAAGAGAGCTACGACCGGCTTCGCGCGATCGTCGAGCGCGAGGAAGCGGGGGCGTGATGCCCGGCGCGACGCTGGACGAGGTTCGCGCGGGGTGCCTCGCGTGCCGCGCGTGCGATCTCGCCGAAAGACGCCGCACCGTGGTCTTTGGCGAGGGAGACCCCGCCTCCCCGTTGGTCTTGGTGGGCGAGGGGCCTGGAGACACCGAGGACGCGACGGGGCGGCCGTTCGTGGGGCGTGCGGGACAGCTTCTCGACAGGGCTCTGGCCGATGCGGGCCTGGCGCGCGAAACCGTGTACATCACCAACACCGTGAAGTGCCGCGCGTGCGACTGGTCGACCGGTCGGCCGGTCAACCGTCCGCCGACGGAGGGGGAGACGGCGAACTGCCGTCGCTGGCTGGTGCCTCAGCTCGCGTCGATCGCCCCCGAGATGATCCTGTGCATCGGGGCTCCAAGCGCCAAGAACCTGATTCGAAAGGAGTTCAAGATCACCCGCGAGCGGGGGAAGTACTTCCCCTGCGAGTTCGCCCGAGCGGCGATGGCCACGCTGCACCCCGCCTACATCCTGCGCAATGCCGGAGCGTCCTCGGACGGGGGCTACAGCCTGCTCGTGCAGGACATCGCCCGGGCATGGGAGGCCGCGAATCGGCT
It includes:
- a CDS encoding HIT domain-containing protein, translating into MAERLWAPWRLTYIEKATPSGECIFVDLPTLDADRENLILHRGRHAFVMLNAFPYTNGHLMVAPFKHTSSMGELDDAELLEINQLVAKCLRWIEEAYAPDGFNIGVNLGSAAGAGIPTHIHWHIVPRWTGDTNFMSVVGEVRVLPQSLEESYDRLRAIVEREEAGA
- a CDS encoding uracil-DNA glycosylase, with the protein product MPGATLDEVRAGCLACRACDLAERRRTVVFGEGDPASPLVLVGEGPGDTEDATGRPFVGRAGQLLDRALADAGLARETVYITNTVKCRACDWSTGRPVNRPPTEGETANCRRWLVPQLASIAPEMILCIGAPSAKNLIRKEFKITRERGKYFPCEFARAAMATLHPAYILRNAGASSDGGYSLLVQDIARAWEAANRLREKATARAAEQLRLL